One part of the Chryseobacterium mulctrae genome encodes these proteins:
- a CDS encoding ADP-ribosylglycohydrolase family protein: protein MENIVKAGIFGVCIGDALGVPVEFNKRETLKVFPVENMREFGSWNQPKGTWSDDSSLTLCIAEELTKGYDLEKIGQSFVKWNKFGHWTAHGRLFDIGGTTRHSIARLIKGESARFSGNIFEEDNGNGSLMRTLPLAFYLKDEENIEKLYQVVKEVSSITHGHFRSVFACFIYVIFAIELIKGKDKKDAYHHTQNVALKFTENQGFNPKEIQLFDRVLKNDISEYDEDTISSGGYVLHSLEASLWCFLNSENYSEAVLKAVNLGEDTDTTGAITGGIAGIYYGFENIPEEWIDVLVRKEDIEKLSEKLNEKLK from the coding sequence ATGGAAAACATTGTAAAAGCAGGAATTTTTGGAGTTTGTATCGGCGATGCTTTAGGTGTCCCGGTTGAGTTCAACAAAAGAGAAACTTTAAAAGTTTTCCCTGTAGAAAATATGCGCGAGTTTGGTTCTTGGAATCAGCCGAAAGGAACTTGGAGCGACGATAGCTCTTTAACGCTTTGTATCGCAGAAGAATTGACAAAAGGTTATGATCTCGAAAAAATTGGACAAAGCTTTGTAAAATGGAATAAATTCGGACATTGGACGGCCCATGGAAGACTGTTCGATATCGGCGGAACAACACGACATTCCATTGCAAGATTAATTAAAGGAGAAAGTGCCAGATTTTCAGGAAATATTTTTGAAGAAGATAATGGAAATGGTTCTTTAATGAGAACGCTTCCCTTAGCTTTTTATCTTAAAGATGAAGAAAATATTGAAAAATTATATCAGGTTGTAAAAGAAGTTTCTTCAATTACTCACGGGCATTTTCGTTCTGTTTTTGCATGTTTTATCTATGTAATTTTTGCGATTGAATTAATAAAAGGAAAAGACAAAAAAGATGCTTATCATCATACGCAAAATGTAGCGTTGAAATTTACAGAAAATCAAGGGTTTAACCCAAAGGAGATTCAACTTTTTGATAGGGTTTTAAAGAATGATATTTCAGAATATGATGAAGATACAATTAGTTCAGGAGGCTACGTTCTTCACAGTTTAGAAGCCTCATTATGGTGTTTTCTAAATTCTGAAAATTATTCAGAAGCTGTTTTAAAAGCAGTCAACTTAGGAGAAGATACCGACACAACCGGAGCGATTACAGGAGGAATTGCAGGGATTTACTATGGTTTTGAAAATATTCCTGAAGAATGGATTGATGTGTTGGTGAGGAAGGAAGATATAGAAAAGCTAAGTGAAAAATTAAATGAGAAATTAAAATGA